The bacterium genome window below encodes:
- a CDS encoding efflux RND transporter permease subunit — protein MFLTRGATRNPIFILMACIAVVVLSQIALSRLPTDLFPKITIPVISVITNYNGASPEAVERTVTYPIEQAVTRVAGVQQILSTTRQGSSNVQVWFNWGTDLNTSEVEIIQNVQRVMRSLPTGVSQPFVLKFDVSNIPVAQVVVRGGGLDARQLYDLAFNTIEPQLERLPGVSQAFVNGGLVRQFNVSVDPHKLVATGLTLQNVQDALTRYNALIPSGSLRNTRIDYQLNVPTLLQNVPAIQNVVVATHQGVPVHIRDVAQVADAAADQTQIVHVDGKPGVLMFVSRQPDANTIQTVNALRAALPHLTALPPGVTLDVGFDQSRYIRAAITTLGHEAVIGAGLTFLVVLVFLRSFWSLFIVGLGIPLSVASALLLLYFSGQTLNVFTLGGLTLAMGRLVDDAIVVRENIMRHLLVPGRTVLQAVITATEEVGLPVLASTATTIAVFFPVVFLSGIAERLFVPMALTIVFALAASYVVSMTIDPVLSTRLLRVAGSGAPSEAKGSLARFNRWSEGLMERLDEGYQAALGWTLRHRGPVLAGIAVILAFSLLAARGIGTEFFPATDESQFEVSLEAPQGTAVQVTSGLAEQVAGIMRQVIPARDIVTIYTNSGVPSSGGFGSNAGPNNANVEVRLVPPTLRRQSTDQLANAMRKALQGKFPGVQMFVQTGGLQNRVVNFGSAAPVDIQLLGFDQQVGAQVAQEIASIVTGIPGTADVQVTPRGDYPDFTVNVDQEKAAQLGLSSTSIANAINTAMSGNVATASQFIDPITGNEYNIVVQLMNQYRTHTEDLGNVPLAAIADPGPGSAPSTGPLVPIRLRDVANISLGSEPLQINRKNEQRVIDITANVVDRPLGAVSQEVVDRLNHFPFPAGFTYHMAGQTEQQQSAFGSLGLAMALALMLVYMIMASQFQSLVDPFVIMFTVPMGIIGVIWMLLLTHTTLSIMSFMGVITMVGIVVSNGILLVDYANKLQDRGLALREAVLKAGRTRLRPILMTALATILGMIPMAVGLGEGSETNMPLARAVIGGLTVSTGLTLLLIPTLYVIFEEWLPRRSHSPS, from the coding sequence ATGTTTCTCACGCGCGGGGCGACCCGCAACCCGATCTTCATCCTGATGGCATGCATCGCCGTCGTGGTGCTCAGCCAGATTGCGCTCTCCCGTCTGCCGACCGACCTCTTCCCCAAGATCACCATCCCCGTGATCTCGGTGATCACGAACTACAACGGCGCGAGTCCGGAGGCGGTCGAGCGCACGGTCACCTATCCGATCGAGCAGGCCGTCACCCGGGTGGCCGGCGTGCAGCAGATCCTCTCCACCACCCGCCAGGGCTCCAGCAATGTCCAGGTGTGGTTCAACTGGGGAACCGACCTGAATACGTCCGAGGTCGAGATCATCCAGAACGTCCAGCGGGTGATGCGGTCGCTGCCGACCGGGGTCAGCCAGCCTTTCGTCTTGAAGTTTGACGTATCGAATATTCCCGTGGCGCAGGTGGTCGTGAGGGGCGGGGGGCTCGACGCCCGGCAGTTGTACGACCTTGCCTTCAACACCATCGAGCCGCAGCTGGAGCGCCTCCCCGGGGTGTCCCAGGCGTTCGTTAACGGCGGCCTGGTCCGCCAGTTCAACGTTAGCGTGGACCCCCACAAGTTGGTCGCCACGGGGCTGACGCTGCAGAACGTCCAGGATGCGCTCACCCGGTACAACGCGCTGATCCCGTCCGGGAGCCTCCGGAACACCCGGATCGACTATCAGTTGAACGTCCCCACGCTGCTGCAGAACGTTCCCGCGATCCAGAACGTCGTCGTCGCCACGCACCAAGGGGTGCCGGTGCACATCCGGGACGTGGCGCAGGTTGCGGACGCAGCGGCCGACCAGACCCAGATCGTGCACGTCGACGGCAAGCCCGGCGTGCTGATGTTCGTCAGCCGGCAGCCGGACGCCAACACCATCCAGACCGTCAACGCCCTGCGCGCGGCGCTCCCGCACCTGACCGCGCTGCCGCCCGGGGTGACCCTGGACGTCGGCTTCGATCAGTCGCGCTACATCCGTGCGGCGATCACCACCCTCGGGCACGAGGCGGTGATCGGCGCGGGCTTGACGTTTCTCGTCGTGCTGGTCTTCCTACGGAGCTTCTGGAGCCTGTTCATCGTCGGGCTGGGGATCCCGCTCTCCGTGGCCAGCGCGCTGCTGCTGCTCTATTTCTCGGGCCAGACGCTGAACGTCTTCACCCTCGGCGGGCTGACGCTGGCCATGGGGCGGTTGGTCGATGACGCGATCGTCGTGCGCGAGAACATCATGCGCCATCTCCTCGTCCCCGGCCGCACGGTCCTGCAGGCGGTGATCACCGCGACGGAGGAGGTGGGGCTGCCGGTCCTGGCCTCCACGGCCACCACGATCGCGGTGTTCTTCCCGGTGGTGTTCCTGAGCGGCATCGCCGAGCGGCTGTTCGTGCCGATGGCGCTGACCATCGTCTTCGCCCTCGCCGCGTCCTACGTGGTGTCGATGACGATCGACCCGGTGCTGAGCACCCGGCTGCTCCGCGTGGCGGGGTCCGGGGCGCCATCGGAGGCAAAAGGGTCCCTGGCGCGCTTCAACCGCTGGAGCGAGGGGCTGATGGAGCGGCTCGACGAGGGGTACCAGGCGGCCCTGGGGTGGACGCTGCGCCACCGGGGGCCGGTGCTCGCCGGGATCGCCGTGATCTTGGCTTTTTCTCTCTTGGCCGCCCGGGGGATCGGGACAGAGTTCTTCCCGGCGACCGATGAGAGCCAGTTCGAGGTGAGCCTGGAGGCGCCGCAGGGCACAGCGGTGCAAGTGACGTCGGGGTTGGCCGAGCAGGTTGCCGGGATCATGCGTCAGGTCATTCCGGCGCGAGACATCGTGACGATCTACACGAACTCCGGCGTGCCGTCCTCGGGCGGGTTCGGATCCAACGCGGGGCCGAACAATGCCAACGTCGAGGTGCGGCTGGTGCCACCGACCCTGCGGCGCCAATCGACCGATCAGCTCGCCAACGCCATGCGCAAGGCGCTGCAGGGGAAGTTTCCTGGCGTGCAGATGTTTGTGCAGACCGGGGGGCTGCAGAACCGCGTGGTGAACTTTGGGTCCGCGGCGCCGGTCGACATCCAGCTGTTGGGATTTGACCAGCAGGTCGGTGCCCAGGTCGCCCAGGAGATCGCGAGCATCGTCACGGGGATCCCCGGCACGGCGGACGTGCAGGTGACTCCGCGGGGCGACTACCCCGATTTCACGGTCAACGTCGACCAGGAAAAGGCAGCCCAGCTCGGGCTGTCGTCGACGTCCATCGCCAATGCGATCAACACGGCGATGTCGGGAAACGTTGCCACCGCCAGCCAGTTCATCGACCCGATCACCGGCAACGAGTACAACATCGTCGTGCAGCTGATGAACCAGTACCGGACGCACACCGAAGATCTGGGGAACGTCCCGCTGGCCGCGATCGCCGACCCGGGCCCCGGCTCCGCGCCGTCCACCGGCCCCCTCGTACCGATCCGGCTGCGGGACGTCGCCAACATCTCGCTCGGCAGTGAGCCCCTCCAGATCAACCGGAAGAACGAGCAGCGGGTGATCGACATCACGGCGAACGTCGTGGACCGGCCGCTGGGGGCGGTGTCGCAGGAGGTTGTGGACCGCCTGAACCACTTCCCATTTCCCGCGGGATTCACCTACCATATGGCCGGACAGACCGAACAGCAGCAGAGCGCGTTTGGCAGCCTCGGGCTCGCCATGGCGCTGGCCTTGATGCTCGTCTACATGATCATGGCCTCGCAGTTCCAGTCCCTGGTCGATCCCTTCGTCATTATGTTCACGGTGCCGATGGGGATCATCGGTGTGATCTGGATGCTGCTGCTGACCCACACGACGCTCTCGATCATGTCCTTCATGGGTGTGATCACCATGGTCGGCATCGTCGTCTCGAACGGTATCCTGCTCGTCGATTACGCGAACAAGCTCCAGGATCGCGGCCTGGCGCTGCGGGAGGCTGTGCTCAAGGCGGGCCGCACCCGACTCCGCCCGATCCTCATGACCGCACTCGCCACGATTCTCGGGATGATCCCGATGGCCGTCGGGCTCGGCGAGGGGAGCGAGACCAACATGCCGCTCGCGCGCGCGGTGATCGGGGGGCTGACCGTCTCCACGGGCCTAACCCTGCTCCTGATCCCGACCCTCTACGTCATCTTCGAAGAGTGGCTCCCGCGCCGATCCCATAGCCCCTCATGA
- a CDS encoding efflux RND transporter periplasmic adaptor subunit, with product MRRSWVWIPIVVAALGVGLLIGRGTVPAPTNRPASADPPPAASVKGRTPPPPLVGVAHPKRMTIPVTLQLTANIASLKTAVIYTKTAGYLLSVAARPGDPVRAGQVVAVVDHAQLDAQAAQAQATALAAENGVQTARVGVAAAHAQVLNAIAGQQNAQAQLANAKAGVVKAHATLVDAEVTQRRTADLVKQGAAAQQSLDDATAQVETGQASLEAAQAQVKVAEAQIAQAEAQAAAAVQQEASAVTQVRTQQSQAASQTAALENARLGAAEATIMAPFDGIVVSRSLDPGAYVTPGTSTPILTIADLDQIDVAVNVTEVQIAAVHKGAAVQVVVDAYPAQTFRGVVSRIAGGADQATRTVQVEIDIANPGHLLRPGMYATAQLSAGADKNVLVVPLGALITVGDQHFVWVVKDGAVTKRQVVVGRATGDVVEVTAGLDDGDQVIARGADLVREGQRVRAVPVGGL from the coding sequence ATGCGGCGGTCGTGGGTCTGGATCCCCATCGTGGTGGCCGCCTTGGGCGTGGGATTGCTGATCGGCCGCGGGACGGTCCCCGCGCCCACCAACCGGCCGGCGAGCGCCGATCCCCCGCCTGCGGCGTCCGTCAAAGGGCGCACCCCGCCCCCCCCGCTGGTGGGGGTCGCCCACCCGAAGCGGATGACGATCCCGGTCACCCTGCAGTTGACCGCCAACATCGCCTCGCTCAAAACGGCGGTCATCTACACCAAGACCGCGGGCTACCTGTTGTCCGTGGCGGCCCGCCCCGGCGACCCCGTGCGGGCCGGGCAGGTGGTGGCGGTGGTCGACCACGCGCAACTCGACGCCCAGGCTGCCCAGGCCCAGGCTACCGCGCTGGCCGCTGAGAATGGCGTCCAGACGGCGAGGGTGGGGGTGGCGGCGGCTCACGCGCAGGTGCTGAATGCCATCGCCGGGCAGCAGAACGCGCAGGCGCAGTTGGCGAACGCCAAAGCCGGTGTCGTGAAGGCCCACGCCACGCTCGTCGACGCCGAAGTGACCCAGCGGCGTACGGCGGATCTCGTCAAGCAAGGCGCCGCCGCGCAACAAAGCCTCGATGATGCCACCGCTCAGGTCGAGACCGGTCAGGCAAGCCTGGAAGCCGCCCAGGCGCAGGTGAAGGTTGCCGAGGCCCAGATTGCTCAGGCGGAGGCTCAGGCCGCGGCCGCCGTTCAGCAGGAGGCGTCCGCGGTGACCCAGGTGCGGACCCAGCAGTCGCAGGCGGCAAGCCAAACGGCCGCGCTGGAGAACGCACGCTTGGGCGCGGCGGAGGCCACGATCATGGCTCCCTTCGACGGGATCGTCGTCAGCCGGAGCCTGGACCCGGGCGCGTACGTCACCCCGGGAACCTCGACCCCGATCCTGACGATCGCCGACCTGGATCAGATTGACGTGGCCGTGAACGTGACCGAGGTACAAATCGCCGCCGTCCACAAGGGCGCGGCGGTCCAGGTGGTTGTCGACGCCTACCCCGCGCAGACATTTCGGGGAGTGGTGAGCCGGATCGCCGGCGGGGCGGATCAAGCGACTCGGACCGTTCAGGTGGAAATCGACATCGCGAACCCCGGGCATCTGCTCCGGCCCGGGATGTATGCCACGGCCCAGCTGTCCGCCGGCGCGGACAAGAACGTCCTCGTGGTGCCGCTCGGCGCGCTGATCACCGTGGGCGACCAGCACTTCGTCTGGGTGGTCAAGGATGGGGCGGTGACGAAGCGTCAGGTCGTGGTGGGCCGGGCAACCGGGGATGTCGTTGAGGTCACCGCCGGGCTCGATGATGGCGATCAGGTGATCGCCCGAGGGGCCGATCTGGTGCGCGAGGGCCAGCGGGTCAGGGCGGTCCCGGTGGGGGGGCTGTAG
- a CDS encoding MerR family transcriptional regulator — MTTFYQIGEVCQRTGLTQRTLHYYDEIGILVPTERLTGGQRLYSTADLERIGRIKNLKQLLGLSLSEIKRILDADEARERYLSAAQTDADPARRNKALESALRVTEDQLQSVRGKVQQLGRLQRQLARQVRELRRLGAPAGCSGIAAGLGGGS, encoded by the coding sequence ATGACAACGTTCTATCAGATTGGGGAGGTCTGCCAGCGAACGGGGCTCACCCAGCGGACGTTACATTACTACGACGAGATCGGCATCCTCGTGCCCACCGAACGGTTGACGGGTGGGCAGCGGCTGTACAGCACGGCGGATCTCGAGCGGATCGGGCGGATCAAGAACCTGAAACAACTCCTCGGGCTGTCCCTGAGCGAGATCAAGCGGATCCTCGACGCCGACGAGGCGCGTGAGCGGTACCTGTCGGCGGCCCAAACAGACGCCGATCCGGCGAGACGCAACAAGGCCCTGGAGAGCGCGCTGCGAGTGACGGAGGACCAGCTGCAATCGGTTCGGGGAAAAGTGCAGCAGTTGGGGCGGCTGCAGCGGCAGCTCGCGCGACAGGTGCGAGAGCTGCGCCGGCTCGGCGCTCCCGCCGGATGCTCCGGGATCGCCGCGGGGCTCGGGGGAGGATCTTGA